The proteins below are encoded in one region of Paenibacillus albus:
- a CDS encoding class I SAM-dependent methyltransferase codes for MADHYYTRKPSTEHNRHQLETEIRGLKLKFVTDAGVFSKTGIDYGSRVLLEALELSEQANVLDVGCGYGPIGITAAKLASSGQVTMIDINERAIGLANENAKLNGVTNAKALQSDIYESVQGRTFDTIITNPPIRAGKEVVHRIFEEGANLLAPGGAMWVVIQKKQGAPSAEAKLEAIFGNVEEVTKDKGYRIFRSIKED; via the coding sequence GTGGCAGACCATTATTACACGCGCAAGCCTAGTACCGAGCATAATCGACACCAGCTAGAGACGGAGATTCGAGGGCTTAAGCTGAAATTCGTGACGGATGCTGGCGTATTCTCGAAGACGGGCATTGACTATGGCAGTAGAGTGCTGCTTGAAGCGCTTGAGTTAAGCGAACAGGCGAATGTGCTTGATGTTGGCTGCGGTTACGGACCGATCGGGATTACAGCGGCGAAGCTGGCGAGTTCAGGTCAAGTTACGATGATTGATATTAATGAACGCGCGATCGGCCTCGCGAATGAGAATGCGAAGTTGAACGGTGTGACGAATGCTAAAGCGCTGCAAAGCGATATTTATGAGAGCGTGCAAGGCAGAACCTTCGATACAATCATTACGAATCCGCCAATTCGAGCAGGCAAAGAAGTGGTCCATCGTATCTTTGAAGAAGGCGCGAACTTACTAGCTCCAGGCGGCGCAATGTGGGTCGTTATTCAGAAGAAGCAGGGTGCACCATCCGCAGAAGCGAAGCTCGAAGCGATTTTTGGCAATGTCGAAGAGGTGACCAAGGACAAGGGTTATCGTATATTCAGGTCGATAAAGGAAGACTAG
- the rplA gene encoding 50S ribosomal protein L1: MAKHGKKYLEAAKLIDSEATYEALEAIELVQKASSAKFDETVEVAVRLGVDPKKQDQAVRGVVVLPHGTGKTKRVLVFAKGDKAKEAEAAGADYVGDADVIAKIQQGWFEFDVCVATPDMMAEVGKLGRILGGKGLMPNPKAGTVTFDVTKAVQEIKAGKIEYRLDRAGQIHAPIGKVSFDAEKLNENLKSLVDALNRAKPAAAKGVYLKNIAVSSTMGPGARVNAAAFR; encoded by the coding sequence ATGGCTAAACACGGTAAAAAATATCTTGAAGCTGCAAAGCTGATTGATTCCGAAGCGACTTACGAAGCTCTTGAAGCTATTGAGCTCGTTCAAAAAGCTTCGAGTGCTAAATTCGACGAAACAGTTGAAGTAGCAGTTCGTCTGGGTGTAGACCCTAAGAAACAAGACCAAGCTGTTCGTGGCGTAGTTGTACTTCCTCACGGCACTGGTAAAACAAAGCGCGTACTCGTTTTTGCTAAAGGCGACAAAGCTAAAGAAGCAGAAGCAGCTGGCGCAGATTATGTTGGCGATGCTGACGTGATCGCTAAAATCCAACAAGGCTGGTTCGAGTTCGACGTTTGCGTTGCAACTCCGGACATGATGGCTGAAGTTGGTAAACTTGGTCGTATCCTCGGCGGTAAAGGCCTTATGCCTAACCCTAAAGCGGGTACAGTAACGTTTGACGTTACGAAAGCCGTTCAAGAGATCAAGGCTGGTAAGATTGAATACCGTCTTGACCGTGCAGGTCAAATCCACGCTCCAATCGGTAAAGTATCGTTCGATGCTGAGAAGCTGAACGAGAACTTGAAATCGTTGGTTGATGCGCTGAACCGTGCTAAGCCGGCTGCAGCTAAAGGGGTTTACCTGAAGAACATTGCTGTTTCCTCGACAATGGGTCCTGGCGCGCGTGTTAACGCAGCTGCATTCCGCTAA
- the rplJ gene encoding 50S ribosomal protein L10, whose amino-acid sequence MANANIIQGKEAAVAEITTKLRESSATVVADYRGLNVAQVTELRKQLRAANVEFQVLKNSLVRRATANAELTELDAALAGPTAIAFSKEDAVAPAKILADFAKKNDALKLKGGVIAGQVFNAEEIKALADLPSREGLLSMLLSVLQAPMRNFALAVKAVAEKQEA is encoded by the coding sequence TTGGCTAACGCAAATATCATTCAAGGTAAAGAAGCTGCTGTTGCAGAAATCACAACGAAACTTCGTGAAAGCTCCGCTACAGTTGTTGCTGATTACCGTGGTCTTAACGTTGCTCAAGTAACTGAGCTTCGTAAACAATTGCGCGCAGCGAACGTTGAGTTCCAAGTATTGAAGAACTCCTTGGTTCGTCGTGCAACTGCTAACGCAGAACTTACTGAGCTGGATGCCGCTCTTGCTGGTCCTACAGCAATCGCGTTCAGTAAAGAGGATGCTGTTGCTCCTGCTAAAATCTTGGCTGACTTCGCTAAGAAGAACGACGCACTGAAACTTAAAGGCGGCGTTATCGCAGGTCAAGTATTCAACGCAGAAGAAATTAAAGCATTGGCAGATCTGCCTTCCCGCGAAGGTTTGCTCTCCATGCTCCTCAGCGTGCTTCAAGCACCAATGCGCAACTTCGCCCTTGCGGTTAAAGCTGTTGCAGAGAAACAAGAAGCTTAA
- the rplL gene encoding 50S ribosomal protein L7/L12: MSKEQILEAIKGMNVLELNDLVKAIEEEFGVTAAAPVAAAGGAVAAVEEQTEFDVILNNAGASKINVIKVVREITGLGLKEAKDLVDGAPKAVKERVSKEDAEAVKAKLEEAGASVEVK; encoded by the coding sequence ATGAGTAAAGAGCAAATCTTGGAAGCCATTAAAGGCATGAACGTACTCGAACTGAACGACCTGGTTAAAGCAATCGAAGAAGAATTCGGCGTAACTGCTGCAGCTCCAGTTGCAGCGGCAGGCGGCGCAGTTGCTGCTGTTGAAGAGCAAACTGAGTTCGACGTAATCTTGAACAACGCTGGTGCTTCCAAAATCAACGTTATCAAAGTAGTTCGCGAAATCACAGGTCTTGGCCTGAAAGAAGCGAAAGACCTTGTTGACGGCGCTCCTAAAGCAGTTAAAGAAAGAGTTTCCAAAGAAGACGCTGAAGCTGTTAAAGCTAAGCTTGAAGAAGCAGGCGCTTCCGTAGAAGTGAAGTAA